The Rhododendron vialii isolate Sample 1 chromosome 6a, ASM3025357v1 genome includes a window with the following:
- the LOC131331324 gene encoding uncharacterized protein LOC131331324 yields MCSNLKWDFRVVIMKGFVFWVLFFVFGTAMVFLSFSTEASTSSVPDMALTSYRDGMAVMARNRKLKKNGYASRTKSDVGGVNLEDYHPIDPVPSSKATIRPGPIQHGTPLMPYIPKPSPPGHPKRGGLP; encoded by the exons ATGTGCTCAAATCTGAAGTGGGATTTTCGTGTTGtgatcatgaagggttttgtgttctgggttttgttcttcGTGTTTGGGACAGCCATGGTGTTTCTTAGTTTCTCCACTGAAGCAAGCACCTCTTCGGTTCCTG ATATGGCTTTAACTAGCTACAGGGATGGAATGGCAGTGATGGCAAGAAACAGGAAGCTGAAG AAGAATGGTTATGCTTCAAGGACTAAAAGTGATGTGGGCGGTGTGAATCTGGAGGACTACCACCCTATCGATCCAGTTCCTAGTTCAAAGGCTACCATAAGGCCTGGACCTATCCAACATGGCACTCCACTTATGCCTTACATCCCAAAGCCTTCACCTCCTGGTCACCCCAAGCGCGGTGGGCTTCCTTAA
- the LOC131331323 gene encoding uncharacterized protein LOC131331323, producing the protein MKWWHKMMAPMQKIWIVVAKRIGVRKTGLVKLRQDVRTCEYDDVHVLWDMLKRNETELASPPRTKKRHFWNIYNWATCAPYLRRSF; encoded by the exons ATGAAGTGGTGGCACAAAATGATGGCTCCTATGCAAAAAATTTGGATCGTTGTTGCCAAGCGTATTGGGGTTCGCAAAACCG GGCTTGTGAAGCTTCGCCAAGATGTCAGGACTTGCGAGTATGACGATGTGCATGTGTTGTGGGATATGCTGAAGAGAAACGAAACAGAGCTCGCTAGTCCTCCAAGGACAAAAAAGAGACACTTCTGGAACATTTACAATTGGGCAACGTGTGCTCCATATCTTCGCCGCAGCTTTTGA